From Curtobacterium sp. SGAir0471, the proteins below share one genomic window:
- the trhA gene encoding PAQR family membrane homeostasis protein TrhA codes for MQDETATLPHVPFTEEAATTEPPRPAWRGWIHLGTFPFAIAMGVVLICLADSAAAKAGSAVFMASSLLLFGVSATYHRFPWGPTVKKVLKRIDHTNILLLIAGTYTPIAICALPHTLMVVVLWVMWSGAALGIAFRVLWIGAPRWLYVPIYLVLGCAALGLLPQFFAASVPMTVLVLSGGLAYILGALVYGFKRPDPAPTVFGFHEVFHALTVVAFAAQWVGVLIVALHPVR; via the coding sequence ATGCAGGACGAGACCGCCACGCTCCCCCACGTCCCGTTCACCGAGGAAGCCGCCACCACCGAGCCGCCGCGCCCGGCCTGGCGCGGGTGGATCCACCTCGGCACGTTCCCGTTCGCGATCGCCATGGGCGTGGTGCTGATCTGCCTCGCCGACAGCGCGGCGGCGAAGGCCGGCAGCGCCGTGTTCATGGCGTCGTCGCTGCTGCTGTTCGGGGTCTCGGCGACCTACCACCGCTTCCCGTGGGGCCCGACGGTCAAGAAGGTCCTCAAGCGGATCGACCACACGAACATCCTGCTGCTCATCGCCGGCACCTACACACCGATCGCGATCTGTGCCCTGCCGCACACGCTCATGGTCGTCGTGCTGTGGGTGATGTGGTCGGGTGCCGCGCTCGGCATCGCCTTCCGCGTGCTGTGGATCGGCGCCCCGCGCTGGCTCTACGTGCCGATCTACCTGGTGCTCGGGTGCGCCGCGCTCGGCCTGCTCCCGCAGTTCTTCGCCGCGAGCGTGCCGATGACCGTGCTGGTGCTCTCCGGCGGACTGGCCTACATCCTCGGCGCCCTGGTGTACGGCTTCAAGCGCCCCGACCCCGCCCCGACCGTGTTCGGCTTCCACGAGGTCTTCCACGCCCTGACCGTCGTCGCGTTCGCCGCGCAGTGGGTCGGCGTGCTCATCGTCGCGCTGCACCCGGTGCGCTGA